The window AGGACGGACTGCAGCGCAGTATTTCCAGCCCCGGTGATGAGCATCACCATGAAAAGGATCGCGAAATCGCGTCCGACACTGGCCTGATTCGTCTTCACTCTTTTGCGTTAGGGATGATAGTGGCTCAGCGGAAGCCATTTGCGGCTTGCCAAGAGCACCTCCATTTGCGAACGCGAATAACCGTTAACCTTCCCGGGATGTTCATGACCGCCCCTTCTGCCGGATTGACTTCGAAAATGCGCGTTCGCCGGTGGCTCGGGCCGTGGGCAATATTTTTCAAGGGTTTTATCAAGCACCCGGTTATGGTCGGGTCGATCATTCCTTCAACCGATACGCTCATTGCGCATATGCTGAGCCGGGTTGAGTGGCACAATACCCGGCTTTTTGTCGAATATGGACCAGGTGTGGGCACTTTCGCGCCTCATGTCCTCAAGCGCCTCTCTCCGGATGCCACCTATGTAGCCATCGACACCAACCCGGACTTCATCGAATATCTATCTGCCACCATAGCAGACAGTCGCTTTCGCCCTATTCTCGGGTCCGCTGCAGACGTCGAGCAGATCGTCCGCGATAGTGGCTTTGATCACGCCGATTATGTTTTGTCCGGACTGCCGTTCTCTACCTTGCCAGCGGGTGTCGGGCCCTCAATTGCGGCGGCAACTGCGCGCATTTTGCGTCCTGGTGGCGCCTTTCTCGTTTACCAATTTCGCGCCAAGGTCCGTGACTTCATTGATCCCTATTTCAAGCGGATCGATCAAGGCATGGAGTATTGGAATGTTCCGCCCTGCTGCCTCTTCTGGGCATGGAAGGACTAGCGCCGCCTGAGACTGATTGTTCGCGTCACGGTGAAATCGACCGTCGACACCACGAAATAGGCCAATAGCCACCGCAGTCTTGCCAACCAGGTTGATTGCGCCTGATGCTCTGCACGACTGATCTCGTCGCAGTAGGGCACATGAGCATCGACAAGTCCGGTTACACGCTTTGCGAATGCGCCATCCTCAATTCGGAGCATGATTTCGCCATTAATATAGAGACTGCGCATGTCAAAATTGGCTGAGCCAATGTATACAGCGTTGTCCGCTACGATCAGCTTCACATGAAGCATTTGTGGTTGGTACTCATATATACGGACGCGATTGCGCAGCATTCTGCGGTAACAATGCCGAGCTGCTGAAACTGTCGCAAAATTATCACTTCTTGCTGCAGATATAAGACGCATTTTCCCGCCCCGCCGTTCGATGTTGGCAAGACGACGCAGCATACCCCAGTTTGGCGCAAAATAAGCTTGTATCATGTCCAGCCGCTTGGCCGTTGCTATATCCTGTCGAAGACTGCGGGTAAGCGGACTCAGTCGACTGAACGGACCATTGAATAGCCATCGAAGCGCACCGTCCTTGTCGCTTCGCCGAGACATTATATGGAGCAACATGCGAAGTGTGGGCCGGTCCGATGCCGTCCAGCGTCTTAACCCATCAAAATAGCGCGCAAGTCTTGCAGCAGCGGGGCCGTCAATTCTGAGTAGGAGGTCGTGCCATCCAGAGCCTTCTGGATTATCAATAAAATATGGGTCCAGCACGTTGCTGCCCCCCACGAGAGCCCGAGCTTCGTCTGCAACAACGATTTTCTGATGGTTGCGCAAGAGATAGCGTCGGCCCCAGCGAGGATTGAAACGCGCAAAATAAACGCCTGCATCAACCAATGGTTTGAAG of the Aquisediminimonas profunda genome contains:
- a CDS encoding class I SAM-dependent methyltransferase, coding for MTAPSAGLTSKMRVRRWLGPWAIFFKGFIKHPVMVGSIIPSTDTLIAHMLSRVEWHNTRLFVEYGPGVGTFAPHVLKRLSPDATYVAIDTNPDFIEYLSATIADSRFRPILGSAADVEQIVRDSGFDHADYVLSGLPFSTLPAGVGPSIAAATARILRPGGAFLVYQFRAKVRDFIDPYFKRIDQGMEYWNVPPCCLFWAWKD
- a CDS encoding phospholipase D-like domain-containing protein, with product MGNIPQFKQIDAEVDGHQLRLAISGQDRLDLLLETIGEAQSTLRLFFYIFGNDWTAVQVRAALIAARERGVKIWLMVDGFGSATWPDDVFKPLVDAGVYFARFNPRWGRRYLLRNHQKIVVADEARALVGGSNVLDPYFIDNPEGSGWHDLLLRIDGPAAARLARYFDGLRRWTASDRPTLRMLLHIMSRRSDKDGALRWLFNGPFSRLSPLTRSLRQDIATAKRLDMIQAYFAPNWGMLRRLANIERRGGKMRLISAARSDNFATVSAARHCYRRMLRNRVRIYEYQPQMLHVKLIVADNAVYIGSANFDMRSLYINGEIMLRIEDGAFAKRVTGLVDAHVPYCDEISRAEHQAQSTWLARLRWLLAYFVVSTVDFTVTRTISLRRR